The genomic region GAACACTTAGCCGCTTTACACTTAAAACTAGCCACCGCTATTCTGGCCTTGGGCCCTTTATAAGTAAGCACCTCTCCAGCCGAAGGACCGGTCGTATCCACTTGGGTTTTAACCCCAGACGAAACACAAGAGGTCAACAAAAGCCCCAATAACGCCATCAAAGCTGTCAAAAAATTAAATCCCCTCATCTCTTTTTACCCCCCTGTTTCCTTTTTTATCCAGTCTATAAAAGGTTCATAGCCCTCTTTAACCGAAAAGGTCAAAATGCAGGGACATTCGTAAGAATGAAGTTCTTTTACCCTGGTTGTAACTTTTGGTGCTAAGTCTTTTCTTGTTTTCATAATAAGAACCACCTCATGGTCTTCCTGAATTTTTCCTTCCCACCAGTAAAGAGATTTTATAGCTGGATAAAGATTAGCACAGGCAATGAGCCTTTCTTCAAGAAGGGCTTTGGCTATCTTTTGAGCTTCAGCCTCGCTACCACAAGTTACATAAAAAATTATTACATCCATACACAGCCCCCTATGTTTAGCTCTTCTATTATAACTTAAACAATAAAAAAATAAATTTTTTGATTGCTATTTTTACCGGCATTTCAAAGCACACTCATACACTGATTATTATTAACCTCCATGCCCCAAAGGGGCACAACGAAGGCATGAAAACATTGAAAAGAGAGGAGCTATGGATATTTTGTTGCTTCAAAAAGTCTTTAAAAAGGAGGTATATACCCATGGCTCCTGAAAAAGAAAATAACCAGGTTTTAAGAATTATTCATCCCATTTGTTGTGGCCTTGACGTTCATAAGCGTTTCGTCTCAGCATGTATCCTAAAGACTCTTCCTGATGGTTCTATAGAAGTCGAAGTTCGAGAATTTGAAACTTTTACCGACGATCTTATAGCCCTGAGAGAATGGCTGATCGAAAAAGATTGTCCCAT from Thermodesulfatator indicus DSM 15286 harbors:
- the cutA gene encoding divalent-cation tolerance protein CutA → MDVIIFYVTCGSEAEAQKIAKALLEERLIACANLYPAIKSLYWWEGKIQEDHEVVLIMKTRKDLAPKVTTRVKELHSYECPCILTFSVKEGYEPFIDWIKKETGG